The Humulus lupulus chromosome 4, drHumLupu1.1, whole genome shotgun sequence genome has a window encoding:
- the LOC133831455 gene encoding uncharacterized protein LOC133831455, with protein MGFAFSSSSSKAKSSKEFWGMGLLLVFFPEDNSAIVDKNKLFSSSPSSSPNSSISATSAPVIRRSNSNRLLTKAQSTISICALLVFITLLLFTLSTFEPNNRTHQPRRFLTQNPENLSKHKPRTGAASSRDSLFSSSPWFGKMWKQKPKLGSKNTRFPAALQGLGTLYRRGTRAMADLAVGHVPDDLKDGELRLFLRALHRSGLTARADVVFLFGSNSSKFDSVIREENESFFKLVHGYKHLNKTSRRPTSSFDVTQFKAGKKETGEPLWGKKSRSGNSSNNSNNNSDSGESTQLSYGSVLGFEASELDPENSLAGFLDHVPLSMRRWACYPMLLGRVRRHFKHIMLVDVNSLVVLSDTLGLVRNRSPESVFLFTKPDSSKHGKKNSDKTQSHSSVTSAVVAGGARGIRRLSNAMLMEIVRAATTTQQHKKKNSLTESAILNQLVGNEFLLNNVKVIKSVDSVPDPSSFAQLGHNSGGTHSVVHRGNTNNDRELINSIITKQICSSQLDSSVYSDC; from the coding sequence ATGGGATTTgcgttttcttcttcttcttctaaggccaaAAGCTCTAAAGAGTTTTGGGGTATGGGGCTTCTTCTGGTTTTCTTCCCCGAAGATAATTCTGCCATTGTTGACAAAAACAagcttttctcttcttctccttcttcttcaccAAACTCTTCTATTTCCGCTACTTCTGCTCCAGTAATCAGAAGAAGCAATTCAAATCGTCTTCTCACCAAAGCTCAGTCCACCATTTCAATCTGTGCTCTCCTCGTCTTCATTACTCTCCTCCTCTTCACACTCTCAACTTTCGAACCCAACAACCGAACTCACCAGCCCAGAAGATTCCTcacccaaaacccagaaaatctctCCAAGCACAAACCCAGAACCGGCGCTGCTTCGAGCCGTGATTCTCTCTTCTCCTCGTCCCCATGGTTCGGCAAAATGTGGAAGCAGAAACCCAAATTGGGCTCGAAGAATACTCGTTTCCCGGCTGCGCTTCAAGGATTGGGGACTCTATATCGCCGCGGGACCAGAGCCATGGCAGATCTCGCCGTCGGCCACGTCCCCGACGATTTAAAAGATGGCGAGCTTCGCTTGTTTCTCAGAGCCCTCCACAGGTCCGGACTCACCGCTCGAGCCGACGTCGTTTTTTTGTTCGGGTCAAACTCGTCGAAGTTCGACTCCGTGATTCGGGAGGAGAACGAGTCGTTTTTTAAGCTGGTTCACGGCTACAAGCATTTGAACAAGACGAGCCGGAGACCCACTTCGAGCTTCGACGTGACTCAGTTCAAGGCCGGAAAGAAGGAAACTGGGGAACCGCTATGGGGCAAGAAAAGCCGGAGTGGTAACAGCAGCAATAATAGTAACAACAACAGTGATTCGGGCGAGTCGACTCAGTTGAGTTATGGGTCGGTGCTGGGTTTCGAGGCTTCGGAACTCGACCCGGAGAACTCGCTCGCCGGTTTTTTAGACCACGTTCCGCTGAGCATGAGAAGATGGGCATGTTATCCGATGTTATTGGGCCGAGTTCGGCGCCATTTTAAGCACATAATGTTAGTGGATGTGAACAGTTTGGTTGTACTCAGTGACACACTCGGCCTGGTCAGGAATCGGAGCCCCGAGTCCGTTTTTCTATTCACCAAACCGGACAGTTCCAAGCACGGGAAGAAAAACTCGGACAAAACCCAGTCTCATTCTTCCGTCACTTCCGCCGTCGTAGCCGGCGGAGCTCGGGGCATTCGGCGGTTGTCGAATGCCATGCTGATGGAGATAGTCAGGGCCGCGACGACGACCCAACAACACAAGAAGAAGAACTCACTGACTGAGTCGGCAATTCTCAACCAACTCGTTGGGAACGAGTTTTTACTCAACAACGTGAAGGTGATCAAATCGGTTGACTCGGTCCCGGACCCGAGTTCTTTCGCTCAACTCGGTCATAACTCGGGTGGAACTCACTCTGTGGTGCATCGTGGTAATACTAATAATGATCGTGAACTTATCAATTCTATTATTACGAAACAAATATGTTCATCTCAATTAGATTCTTCTGTTTATAGTGATTGCTAG